The following coding sequences are from one Pocillopora verrucosa isolate sample1 chromosome 5, ASM3666991v2, whole genome shotgun sequence window:
- the LOC136280675 gene encoding uromodulin-like, which yields MEFSAFLVFAVWTSSMTYLTFGKERERSMVFPDYYFFAERCLVNHTIEKKRVNTLDDCELMCYLNDDCVSLNFKKDPEDDVPLHICELNNATHLKYDSDLTTDANFYYRGSKNACDKSLYCENNATCQSGFTLKGYLCLCPPGFEGEYCEKDIDECEAFIGKCHKEATCNNTHGSYVCTCKPGFIGDGQNCTDVDECKGNHSCHKYASCTNTIGSHVCYCPRGYTGNGHNCTADPCDNFQSLSDASRKTSYVTPLNQGACDDKLPVGWYRFVGAAGTKMPTTVVPAYRCGTEWSGWLNDAHPTLEDGEVKRKVCFSDRSTGCKLSTYISIKNCGSYFIYKLERPTLCLSRYCGTD from the exons ATGGAATTTTCAGCGTTTCTAGTATTTGCAGTCTGGACTTCATCGATGACTTACTTAACGTTTGGTAAAG AGCGAGAGCGCTCAATGGTGTTTCCGGACTACtacttctttgctgaaagaTGTTTGGTAAACCATACCATTGAAAAGAAACGTGTCAATACCTTGGATGACTGTGAGCTAATGTGCTACCTGAACGATGACTGTGTCAGTCTTAATTTCAAAAAAGATCCAGAGGATGATGTACCACTGCACATCTGTGAACTTAATAACGCCACTCATCTGAAATACGACAGTGACTTGACAACTGATGCCAATTTTTATTATCGTGGGTCGAAG aacgcttgtgacaagagtCTCTACTGCGAAAATAACGCAACTTGCCAGTCTGGATTTACACTCAAGGGATATCTATGCTTGTGTCCCCCTGGATTCGAAGGAGAATATTGCGAAAAGG atattgatgaatgcgaAGCATTCATTGGCAAATGCCACAAGGAGGCTACGTGTAATAACACACATGGATCATACGTTTGCACATGTAAACCTGGATTTATCGGAGATGGGCAGAATTGTACAG AcgttgacgagtgtaaaggaaaccACTCTTGTCATAAGTATGCAAGCTGCACCAACACcattggatcacatgtatgCTACTGTCCACgtggatatactggaaatggacacaATTGCACAG CCGACCCATGTGATAATTTTCAAAGTCTGAGTGATGCCAGTAGAAAGACCAGTTACGTAACACCCCTGAACCAAGGGGCGTGTGACGACAAACTCCCTgtgggatggtatcgttttgttggagctgcaggaacaaaaatgccaacaacagTTGTGCCAGCATACAGATGTGGTACAGAGTGGTCAGGCTGGTTAAACGATGCTCATCCTACACTGGAAGATGGTGAAGTTAAAAGGAAAGTCTGCTTTAGTGATCGCTCTACTGGTTGCAAACTCTCAACATATATTTCTATAaaaaactgtggatcctacTTCATCTACAAACTTGAACGGCCAACTTTGTGTCTCTCACGCTACTGTGGAACAGACTGA